One Mycolicibacterium sp. TUM20985 genomic window, TCCTCGAGATACTGGGTGGTGAGCAACGTCGCGATGCCCGCCTCCTTGAACGTGGTGACCAATTCCCAGATGGCCTGTCGGCTGCGCGGATCCAGTCCTGTGGTCGGCTCGTCGAGGAACACCACCTCGGGTCGGACCACCAGCCCGCAGGCGATGTCGACGCGTCGGCGCATGCCACCGGAATAGGTGCTGACCCGTCGCCCCGCGGCGTCCTCGAGATCGAACTGGCGCAGCAGGTCGGCGGCTCTCGACTTGGCAGCGGTCTTGCTCAGACCCTGCAACCGGCCGAACATCACCAGGTTCTCGTATCCGCTCAGCATGTCGTCGAGCGCGACGTGCTGACCGGTGAGCATGATCGACCGGCGCACCAGCGCCGGGTGGCTGACCACGTCCTGACCCGCCACCGTGGCACGGCCGCGATCCGGCGTGGTCAGCGTCGACAGGATCTCCACCGTAGTGGTCTTGCCCGCACCATTCGGACCGAGCAGGGCCACGACCTCGCCGCGGCCCACGTCGAAGGTGATGTCGCGCAACGCGGCTACCGACCCGAACGACTTGCCAATACCCTCGACCTGGACGCCCAGGTCGGAACCTCCGTCGAAATGCGACATCGCTTCCCTACCTATTCGTCGTCATCGAGAACGGCCGCGGACAGATCCACCAGGGCGAACGCCTCGTCTTCAGCCTCATCGTCAGCACTGTCGGCGTCCCCGGCGACCGCGTCGTCGAGCAAGGCGATCAGTGTCGTGGTGAACTGCCCGGCAAGCGCCTCGACGGTATCGGCCGGCACCCGCCGACGGTCATACCACCAGTCCACGTGAAGCACGCCGCCCTGTCGAAACGCCCGTATCTCCAACGGATGTCCGAGACCCGGCAGGGTCTCGCGGACCGTGAGCCCGGTATCGTCGTCGAACTGCACCGGCGCGTCACTGGGACGCCATTCCGGCACCATTCCGAGGTAGGAGACGAAGATCTCCGGGACGGGTGCGGCGGCGAGGAGCGGTGCCGTCGGCGCGTGCAGATGACGGAGCAGGCCATGCCCGATGCCATGATGCGGCACCGCCGCGACCGTCCGGCTGACCTCCTCGAGCAGCTGGGCCGCACTGGCACTCGCCACGTCCAGGCAGGGCAGCGCGATCGGGTAGATCGTGGAGAACCAGCCGAACGTCCTGCGCAGATCGACCTCCGGCCGGAGCACCGACCGGCCGGCCCCGGCGAGGTCCACGGCGGCCACACCGTCACCGACGGTGATCGCCAGGGTGCGCGCCAGCGCGGCCAACAGGATCTCCTCCGCCGAGGATTGCAGGATCCGGCGGGCGTTGTCGATCTGCGACGTCTGGTCGGGGGTCAGGGCGACGGCCAGCCGGGTCAGGTCGTCGGCGCCCGGCGGACCGGTCACGGCGGCGTCGATCTCGGGGCTGGTCAACCGCAACGTGGCCTGCGCGGCATTGTCGAGCCAGTAGTTGCGTCGGTCGAGCACCGCGGGATGCGCGGCCAGGGCCGCACACCGCTGCGACCATTCCCGCCAGCCCGTGGTGACGGGTTCCAGGGCGATGTCGCTGCCGGCCAGCCGCTGGCCGAAGGCCGTCATCAGGTCGGTCACCAGCACCTCGCGCGAGGTGGCGTCGTCGACCATCTGGTGCAGGGTGAGCACCAGGAACCGCGGGTCCCCAGCCGCAGTGGTGACGTAGGTGGCCGTCAGTGGCCAGCTGCGCAGGTCCTGTGCCGCAATCGTTTCCGACACGATGCTGGCCAGCGCCGCCCGCTCCTGCGCGGTGTCCGGCGCAGCGTCGGCGGGCAGTGACCGTTCCGCGACGTCGACCACGCCACCGGGGTCGGCGATCTGCTGTTCCCACGTCCCCGCCCGGTTGGCGATCCGCATCCGCAACGCATCGTGCTGATCCACCACCGCGGCCATGACGGCGGAGACGTCCTCGGCCCGCACCGTGGAGTCCAGCCGCAGGACCAGCGGCGCCCGCCAGCGGCCCGGCTCGGCCAGCCCGCCGTCCAGGAAGCGCAGGAGGTTCGGCGGGGCCGGCGGATTGAGATCGTCGGTGTCCTGGCTCGCCAGGCCGCCCGAGGCGTAGCGCGAGACGAGCGCATCGGCCAGTGCGGCAATCGTGCCGTGGTCGTAGAGGTCCTGTGGCGTGATCTCCAGACCCTGGTGCGATGCGGTCATCGCGACGCCGATCGCCAGGAGGGAATCACCACCGATGGCGAAGAAGTCGTCACCCGGCGCGATCGTCTCGACACCGAGGCATTGCGACCAGATCCGCTGCAGTGTCGCCTGCATCTGCGACCTGGCATCGGTGGCGCTGACGGAGACGCGCTCGGGCTGCCGCGGTTCGGCGACGCCCGCTCCGCCCGGTTCGGCCAGCTGGCCGCCCGAGCGCGAGGGGGTGGCGGGATCGATCCAGTGTCGTTGCCGGGCAAAGGCATAACCGGGCAGCGTCACACGCTGGGCCTGGTCGCCGTGGCGGGGCGTCCAGTCCACGTCCACGCCGGCCGACCAGAGCTGTCCCAGGCCGAGCAGGAAGACGTCGCGATCGTCGCGGCTCTGCAACGGGTGGCGCATGAGGCGCACCGCGCGATGCGTCTCCGACCATCCGGGCAGTCGTACGGCGGATCCCGTCAGGCTCCCGCCGGGACCCACCTCGACCAGCACCCGGTGGGGATCGGCGAGCAGGGTCGCCACGTCGTCGGCGAACCGCACCGTGGACCGGACGTGCCGCGCCCAGCGCTGAGGATCTCCTGCCTCCTCGTCGGTCATCCATGTCCCGGTCACGTTCGACAGCAACGGGATTCGGGGGGCGTGCAGGGTCAGGGTGGAGAGGTACTCGGCGAATGGGGCCAGGACCGCGTCCATCGACCGGGAGTGGAACCCGTGCGACGTCCGCACCCGTCGGGCCGTGATGCCCTTGGCGGCAACGCGATCGGCGAACTCCCGAATGGCGTCCTCCGAACCCGCGATCACGCAGCTGCCTGTCTCGTTGACGGCGGCGAGGTCGACGTCGGCGGTGAGCAGGCCGGCGAGGTCGTCGGGGTTCGCTGCCACGGCGACCATGGCCCCCGAGGGTGCGGCGTGCATCAGCCGGGCGCGTACCGACACCACCTTGATCGCCGTCGCCTCGTCGAAGACCCCGGCGACCGTCGCGGCGACGATCTCGCCGATGCTGTGCCCGGCCAGCGCCGCCGGCGTGACCCCGAACGACAGGATCAGCTGCGCCAGTGCGTACTCCACCGTGAACAGAGCCGGCTGGGCCAGGTCGGTGGGCTCCAGGCTGGTCGCGCCGGAACCAAACACCTCCGCGGCCAGATCGATGCCGAGCTCCGCGCCGAATCCCGCGGCACACCGGTCGAAGGTCTCCCGGAACACCGGTTCGGTGTCGTACAGGCCGCGGGCCATGCCGACGTGTTGCGCACCTTGTCCGGGGAACAGGAACGCCACCCGCTCCGTGGCCGAGGACGAGCCGGACGGGCACTGCCCGACCGACACCCGCTCGTGGTCAACGGCGGTCAGGACCGCTGCGGCGTCGGCACGGTCGGCGACGACGGCCGCCATCCGCACCTCGTAGGGCCGTCGACCCGCCAGCGTGAACGCCACGTCGGGCAGCGACAGATGCTCGTCGCGTGAGAGTTCTCCGGCGAGGGCTGTCCGGGCATCCGTCACGGACTCCGCGGTCCTGGCGGACAGCAGCAGCACCTGAGGACCGCTCGGGGCAGTGACGGCGGAGGTCCGCGGCGCCTCCTCGAGGACCAGGTGGACGTTGGTGCCACCGACCCCGAACGAGCTCACACCGGCCCGTCGCGGAGTGTCGGATTCCCATGTCGTGTAACGATTCTGGACGACGAACGGGCCGTCCTCCAGGTGCAGTTCCGGGTTCGGCGCGGTGTAGTGCAGAGTCGGGGGGATCGCCTGGTTCTTCAGGCACAGGATGGCCTTGACCAGACCGGCGACACCGGACGCCGCGTCGAGGTGGCCAATGTTCGACTTCACCGAACCCAGCACGCACGGCGCGGACCGTTCCAGCTCCGACACCTCGAAGGCCTGGCGAAGGGCTTCGACCTCGATCGGGTCGCCCAGTGGCGTACCGGTGCCGTGGGTCTCGACGTAGCCGATGGTCGAGGAGTCGACGTCGGCGATGGCGTGTGCCTCGGCGATGACCTCCGCCTGACCGGCGAGTGCCGGTGCCGCATAGGTCATCTTGACCGCACCGTCGTTGTTGATCGCCGAACCGCGGATGACGGCGTGGATTCGGTCACCGTCGTCGAGCGCCGCCTGCAACGGCTTGAGCACCACGGCCGCGACCCCGCTGCCGAAGATGGTGCCGTCGGACCGAACGTCGAACGGCCTGCAGTGCCCGGACTGCGACACCATGGCGCCGGGCTCGAAGCCGTAGCCGACGTGATGCGGCACCCGGATCGCGGCGGCACCGGCGAGCACCATGTCGGATTCGCCGGACAGCAGGCTCTGGCAGGCCAGGTGCACCGCGACCAGCGAGGACGAGCAGGCGGTCTGCACCGAGATGCTCGGCCCCCGCAGATTGAACTGATGTGACACCCGCGTCGCGGGATAGTCCTTGTCGTTCAACAGAACCAGGTTGAACATCTCGACGGTGATGCCCTCGCCGATCAACGCATCGCGGTCCCGGTGCGACATCAGGTTGTGCAACAGGTAACCGCTCGCGGTGCTCGAACCGAAAACCCCGACCGCACCGTCGTAGGTGGCGGGGTCATAGCCGGAATCCTCGAACGCGTGCCACGCCGTCTGGAGGAACAGTCGCTGTTGAGGGTCCATCATCCGCGCCGTGTACGGGGTCATCCCGAAGTACTCGGCGTCGAACTCGTCGATGCCGTCGAGCAGGGCAGCGCGCCGGACGTAGGCGGGATCGGCGAGTGTCTTCGCGCTCACGCCCGCGGCGGTCAGGGCCTCCTCGGACAGCGTGGTGACGGACTCCTCACCGCGGCACAGGTTGTCCCAGAACTGTGTCACCGAGTTGGCGCCGGGGAACCTGCCCGCCATACCGATCACCGCAATGGCATTGGGCGGCAACTCATTCGCTTCGGTCACTTCATGTGGATGCATCACTGGACTCCATGTCCTCGTCGTCTGCCTGCCTGAGCTTGCTGGCGGGCCTTGGCGCGCTGTTGGGCCCTAGCCCCCAGGGCAGAGCGGGCCGGCACCGGATCGTCTGCCGCCGTCCCGAAGCCCATCCGCTCGCAGAGTGCGTCGGTCAGGCGCGAAATGGTCGGGTACTCGTAGATCACCGCGGCGGGCAGTGTCACTCCCAGGCTGGCGCCGAGGCTGCGCTGAAGGGACACGCTCATCAGCGAATCCATGCCCAGTTGGAAGAATCCAGCGTTCGGGTCGAGGGTCTGCGCGTCGGACAATCCCATCGCGTCCGACGCCAGGCTGCCGATGTGGTCGGCCAGAAGTCCGCGGCGCCGATCGGGCGGGCTTTCGCGCAACGCCTTGGCGAACTCGCTCTCCGGCCCGACCCCAGCCGTCGCATCCGCCTCCGCCAGCAGATCGTCGACGATGCGCAACGCTCCGCGGGTGCGGTACGCCGCGGCCAGCAGCGACCAGTCCGCGTCCACGACCGTGGACC contains:
- a CDS encoding ATP-binding cassette domain-containing protein — protein: MSHFDGGSDLGVQVEGIGKSFGSVAALRDITFDVGRGEVVALLGPNGAGKTTTVEILSTLTTPDRGRATVAGQDVVSHPALVRRSIMLTGQHVALDDMLSGYENLVMFGRLQGLSKTAAKSRAADLLRQFDLEDAAGRRVSTYSGGMRRRVDIACGLVVRPEVVFLDEPTTGLDPRSRQAIWELVTTFKEAGIATLLTTQYLEEADALSDRIIVIDHGTIVAQGTADELKERTGGTFCEIVPRNPAHLHALVEALGPLVPATSLAAIGPESDRVSLPAADGPAVLSAALLQINSAHIPLADIVLRRPSLDDVFLSLTGVST
- a CDS encoding type I polyketide synthase, translating into MHPHEVTEANELPPNAIAVIGMAGRFPGANSVTQFWDNLCRGEESVTTLSEEALTAAGVSAKTLADPAYVRRAALLDGIDEFDAEYFGMTPYTARMMDPQQRLFLQTAWHAFEDSGYDPATYDGAVGVFGSSTASGYLLHNLMSHRDRDALIGEGITVEMFNLVLLNDKDYPATRVSHQFNLRGPSISVQTACSSSLVAVHLACQSLLSGESDMVLAGAAAIRVPHHVGYGFEPGAMVSQSGHCRPFDVRSDGTIFGSGVAAVVLKPLQAALDDGDRIHAVIRGSAINNDGAVKMTYAAPALAGQAEVIAEAHAIADVDSSTIGYVETHGTGTPLGDPIEVEALRQAFEVSELERSAPCVLGSVKSNIGHLDAASGVAGLVKAILCLKNQAIPPTLHYTAPNPELHLEDGPFVVQNRYTTWESDTPRRAGVSSFGVGGTNVHLVLEEAPRTSAVTAPSGPQVLLLSARTAESVTDARTALAGELSRDEHLSLPDVAFTLAGRRPYEVRMAAVVADRADAAAVLTAVDHERVSVGQCPSGSSSATERVAFLFPGQGAQHVGMARGLYDTEPVFRETFDRCAAGFGAELGIDLAAEVFGSGATSLEPTDLAQPALFTVEYALAQLILSFGVTPAALAGHSIGEIVAATVAGVFDEATAIKVVSVRARLMHAAPSGAMVAVAANPDDLAGLLTADVDLAAVNETGSCVIAGSEDAIREFADRVAAKGITARRVRTSHGFHSRSMDAVLAPFAEYLSTLTLHAPRIPLLSNVTGTWMTDEEAGDPQRWARHVRSTVRFADDVATLLADPHRVLVEVGPGGSLTGSAVRLPGWSETHRAVRLMRHPLQSRDDRDVFLLGLGQLWSAGVDVDWTPRHGDQAQRVTLPGYAFARQRHWIDPATPSRSGGQLAEPGGAGVAEPRQPERVSVSATDARSQMQATLQRIWSQCLGVETIAPGDDFFAIGGDSLLAIGVAMTASHQGLEITPQDLYDHGTIAALADALVSRYASGGLASQDTDDLNPPAPPNLLRFLDGGLAEPGRWRAPLVLRLDSTVRAEDVSAVMAAVVDQHDALRMRIANRAGTWEQQIADPGGVVDVAERSLPADAAPDTAQERAALASIVSETIAAQDLRSWPLTATYVTTAAGDPRFLVLTLHQMVDDATSREVLVTDLMTAFGQRLAGSDIALEPVTTGWREWSQRCAALAAHPAVLDRRNYWLDNAAQATLRLTSPEIDAAVTGPPGADDLTRLAVALTPDQTSQIDNARRILQSSAEEILLAALARTLAITVGDGVAAVDLAGAGRSVLRPEVDLRRTFGWFSTIYPIALPCLDVASASAAQLLEEVSRTVAAVPHHGIGHGLLRHLHAPTAPLLAAAPVPEIFVSYLGMVPEWRPSDAPVQFDDDTGLTVRETLPGLGHPLEIRAFRQGGVLHVDWWYDRRRVPADTVEALAGQFTTTLIALLDDAVAGDADSADDEAEDEAFALVDLSAAVLDDDE